From a region of the Qipengyuania spongiae genome:
- a CDS encoding DUF4167 domain-containing protein, with product MNNNRNNRRRGRGSRNQGGGNSGNRIDSRARGNAPQLLDKYKKLAQDAQHNGDRVQAEYYLQFADHYFRVIADNKARQDEARGSNRRDDRDQDDDEDEDFDDNRRSARKPRSRRDDRQNDRQQDQSSDDEQQDEVRVKPRQKPRRAPREGRERDEGENYEAGDNPFSPDRQNERPNKAEAEEAPKKRAVRRRKTADDAAPAESGPAGIDAAALPPSFSDEDGAEAKPKAKRTVRSRKPDAGSKLSAVS from the coding sequence TTGAACAACAATCGGAACAACCGGCGTCGCGGCCGGGGCAGTCGCAACCAGGGCGGTGGCAATTCGGGCAACCGGATCGACAGCCGCGCGCGCGGCAATGCGCCCCAACTGCTCGACAAATACAAGAAGCTGGCTCAGGACGCCCAACACAATGGCGACCGGGTGCAGGCCGAATACTACCTCCAGTTCGCCGACCACTATTTCCGCGTGATCGCCGACAACAAGGCCCGTCAGGACGAGGCCCGCGGCAGCAACAGGCGCGACGATCGCGATCAGGACGACGACGAGGACGAGGATTTCGACGACAATCGCCGGAGCGCTCGCAAGCCGCGCTCGCGCCGCGACGATCGCCAGAACGACAGGCAGCAGGACCAGTCTTCCGACGACGAACAGCAGGACGAGGTCCGCGTCAAGCCGCGCCAGAAGCCCCGCCGTGCACCGCGCGAGGGCCGGGAACGCGACGAGGGCGAGAATTACGAAGCGGGCGACAATCCGTTCAGCCCCGATCGCCAGAACGAAAGGCCGAACAAGGCCGAAGCCGAAGAAGCTCCAAAGAAGCGGGCAGTGCGCCGGCGCAAAACGGCCGACGATGCTGCTCCGGCCGAGAGTGGCCCGGCCGGGATCGACGCGGCGGCCCTGCCGCCGTCCTTCTCCGACGAGGACGGTGCGGAAGCCAAGCCCAAGGCGAAGCGGACCGTCCGCAGCCGCAAGCCCGATGCGGGCTCGAAGCTCAGCGCGGTAAGCTGA
- a CDS encoding mechanosensitive ion channel domain-containing protein → MSRFLAILALILAAPLAAMLPAPADPEPQETATAAPAQTIADTQDSGADQRISERISGIFAELPAFRSVRVSVQQGVVSLTGTVPKAEDVDRAEAIAGRVTGVVTVENGLERDISVDGGLGGVANLQDRLDDFLALLPLIGVAAVVAAVIALIGYLLAGLTGVWHRLAPNSFLAELIASAIRFAFVVGGVVIALDMIGAGALMGAVLGGAGVVGIALGFAMRDTIENYVASLMLSLRQPFRANDWVLIDDLEGRVIRLTSRATILMTLDGNHLRIPNAQVFKAVITNFTTNPQRRFQFDLGVDADDDAVAARHLGRDTLAALDFVLAEPPPEARILEVGDSNVLIRFLGWVDQRETDWWKAQSRAIPAVKAALEDAGFGLPEPIYRLRFDPRSASLPFANEPTSGVVREGSGEGTPAAPKPRRTVTDIEEDVRPTNEIAEMVDEERRASGGGQEKDLLDHSRPVE, encoded by the coding sequence ATGAGCCGCTTTCTGGCCATTCTCGCCCTGATCCTTGCCGCGCCGCTGGCGGCGATGCTGCCGGCCCCTGCCGATCCCGAGCCGCAGGAGACTGCGACGGCCGCGCCCGCGCAGACGATCGCCGATACGCAGGACAGCGGCGCCGACCAGCGCATTTCCGAGCGGATCAGCGGCATCTTCGCCGAACTCCCCGCCTTTCGGAGTGTCCGGGTCTCGGTCCAGCAGGGCGTGGTAAGCCTCACCGGCACGGTCCCCAAGGCGGAAGATGTCGACCGGGCCGAAGCGATCGCGGGACGGGTGACCGGCGTGGTGACGGTCGAGAACGGGCTCGAGCGCGACATCTCGGTCGATGGCGGGCTCGGCGGCGTGGCGAACCTCCAGGACCGCCTCGACGATTTCCTCGCATTGCTGCCGCTGATCGGCGTGGCGGCGGTTGTTGCCGCAGTCATCGCGCTGATCGGCTACCTGCTCGCCGGTCTGACGGGCGTGTGGCACCGGCTCGCGCCCAATTCCTTCCTCGCGGAACTCATCGCGTCGGCGATCCGCTTCGCCTTCGTGGTCGGCGGGGTGGTGATCGCGCTCGACATGATCGGGGCGGGCGCGCTGATGGGGGCGGTGCTGGGGGGTGCGGGCGTAGTCGGCATCGCGCTGGGCTTCGCCATGCGCGACACGATCGAGAACTACGTAGCCTCGCTGATGCTGAGCCTGCGCCAGCCCTTCCGCGCCAATGACTGGGTGCTGATCGACGATCTGGAAGGCCGGGTGATCCGCCTTACCAGCCGGGCGACGATCCTAATGACCCTCGATGGTAACCATCTGCGCATCCCCAACGCGCAGGTGTTCAAGGCGGTGATCACCAATTTCACCACCAATCCCCAGCGTCGTTTCCAGTTCGACCTAGGCGTCGATGCCGATGACGACGCGGTCGCCGCGCGCCATCTGGGGCGCGACACGCTGGCCGCGCTCGATTTCGTGCTGGCCGAACCGCCGCCCGAGGCGCGCATCCTGGAGGTCGGCGATTCGAACGTTCTGATCCGCTTCCTCGGCTGGGTCGACCAGCGCGAGACCGACTGGTGGAAGGCGCAGAGCCGCGCGATCCCGGCGGTGAAGGCGGCGCTCGAAGATGCCGGCTTCGGCCTGCCCGAGCCGATCTATCGCCTGCGGTTCGATCCGCGCTCGGCGAGCCTGCCCTTCGCGAACGAGCCGACAAGCGGTGTGGTGCGGGAAGGTTCGGGCGAGGGGACGCCTGCCGCTCCGAAGCCGCGCCGCACGGTTACCGATATCGAAGAGGATGTGCGGCCGACCAACGAGATCGCCGAGATGGTCGACGAGGAACGGCGCGCGAGCGGCGGCGGGCAGGAAAAGGACCTGCTCGACCACTCGCGCCCGGTGGAGTGA
- the ppa gene encoding inorganic diphosphatase, translating to MRIDLIPTGDNPPESLNVIIEVPTGGEPVKYEFDKESGALFVDRILHTPMRYPANYGFVPHTLSPDGDPLDALVIARSPFVPGCVVRARPIGVLNLEDEHGGDEKIVCVPIDTTFPYYSDVAETRDLPSIIFQQIEHFFTHYKDLEKEKWVRIGNWGDAADAKRIVLESVERAKQADQSGIGR from the coding sequence ATGCGCATCGATCTGATCCCCACCGGCGACAATCCGCCCGAAAGCCTGAACGTCATCATCGAAGTCCCCACGGGCGGCGAGCCGGTGAAGTACGAATTCGACAAGGAATCGGGCGCGCTGTTCGTCGATCGCATCCTGCACACGCCGATGCGCTATCCGGCGAATTACGGCTTCGTGCCGCACACGCTGAGCCCGGACGGCGACCCGCTCGACGCGCTGGTCATCGCGCGCAGCCCCTTCGTGCCCGGCTGCGTCGTGCGCGCCCGGCCGATCGGCGTGCTGAACCTGGAAGACGAGCATGGCGGGGACGAGAAGATCGTCTGCGTGCCGATCGACACGACCTTCCCCTATTACTCGGACGTCGCCGAAACGCGCGACCTGCCGAGCATCATCTTCCAGCAGATCGAGCACTTCTTCACCCACTACAAGGATCTCGAGAAGGAGAAGTGGGTGCGGATCGGCAATTGGGGCGATGCCGCCGATGCCAAGCGGATCGTGCTGGAAAGCGTCGAGCGCGCCAAGCAGGCGGACCAGTCCGGCATCGGCCGCTGA
- a CDS encoding M61 family metallopeptidase has protein sequence MIIRTAPFALAIALVSQPVAAQEIRPATNSAPIAPQLDDATPLPRDVAYPGGTIALDIDATDTRRGVYRVVETIPVVAGTRELALLLPEWLPGKHGPRGAANLLSNIRFFADGETLEWHRDPLDVYRFVVQVPSGAQAVEARFVHTSPVTGREGRISTTQEMLNLQWEAMSLYPEGHYTRRIAVKPTVTVPAGWEVYTALDGKARAADRVSWDVVDYETLVDSPIFAGKYSRQWNLDPEVTLDAVADAPKYLELAPENLATFEKLVDEADALFGARHFDHYNFLLAMTDRMGGIGLEHHRSSENQYEPTALIDWEKMDWDRNVVAHELVHSWNGKFRRPEGLWTPDYRTPMQDTLMWVYEGQTQFWGWVLAARSGLQQKETVLGMFANAAANYSEGQPGRAWRSVQDTTYDPIINARQPLPYSSLQRSEDYYVEGALVWLEADQIIREGTKGRRGLDDFAKAFFGKTDGDWGVLTYDFDEVVATLNSVYAYDWADFLDTRLRTPDQPAPVRGLEQAGYRLVFKEEMNPYAAGRASEGSGLDLFYSLGMNLSGDGTVTTTLWDGPAFDAGIVNGAQVMAVNGTAYSADTMRDAVTAAKASQEPIRLLVKRGEMFDTIEIAYAGGLRYPWIEPVGNGTKGLDRLLSARTK, from the coding sequence ATGATCATCAGAACCGCGCCCTTCGCGCTCGCCATCGCCCTTGTTTCTCAACCTGTTGCCGCGCAGGAAATCCGTCCCGCGACCAATTCCGCGCCTATCGCGCCGCAACTGGACGATGCGACGCCGCTGCCGCGCGACGTCGCCTATCCGGGCGGGACCATCGCGCTCGACATCGACGCGACGGATACGCGGCGCGGCGTCTACCGCGTGGTGGAGACGATCCCGGTGGTGGCCGGAACGCGCGAACTGGCACTGCTGCTACCCGAATGGCTGCCGGGCAAGCACGGCCCGCGCGGGGCGGCGAACCTGCTGTCCAACATCCGCTTCTTCGCCGATGGCGAGACGCTCGAATGGCACCGCGATCCGCTCGACGTCTATCGCTTCGTGGTTCAGGTGCCATCGGGCGCGCAGGCGGTCGAGGCTCGCTTCGTCCACACCTCGCCGGTGACGGGGCGCGAGGGGCGCATCTCCACCACGCAGGAAATGCTCAACCTCCAATGGGAAGCGATGAGCCTTTATCCCGAAGGTCATTACACGCGCCGCATCGCGGTGAAGCCGACCGTGACGGTGCCCGCCGGGTGGGAGGTCTACACCGCGCTGGACGGCAAGGCGCGTGCCGCCGACCGGGTGAGCTGGGACGTCGTCGATTACGAGACGCTGGTCGATTCGCCGATCTTCGCAGGCAAATACTCCCGCCAGTGGAACCTCGATCCCGAGGTCACGCTCGACGCGGTGGCCGATGCGCCGAAATATCTCGAACTGGCGCCCGAAAACCTCGCCACCTTCGAGAAGCTGGTGGACGAGGCCGATGCGCTGTTCGGCGCGCGGCACTTCGACCACTACAATTTCCTCCTCGCCATGACCGACCGGATGGGCGGGATCGGCCTCGAACATCATCGCTCGAGCGAGAACCAGTACGAGCCGACCGCGCTGATCGACTGGGAAAAGATGGACTGGGACCGCAACGTCGTCGCCCACGAGCTGGTCCATAGCTGGAACGGCAAGTTCCGCCGCCCGGAAGGTCTGTGGACCCCCGACTACCGCACCCCGATGCAGGATACGCTGATGTGGGTCTATGAAGGACAGACGCAGTTCTGGGGCTGGGTGCTGGCGGCGCGATCGGGCCTGCAGCAGAAGGAGACCGTGCTCGGCATGTTCGCCAATGCGGCGGCGAATTACTCCGAGGGCCAGCCGGGGCGCGCATGGCGCAGCGTGCAGGACACCACCTACGATCCGATCATCAACGCGCGCCAGCCGCTGCCCTACAGCTCGCTTCAGCGCAGCGAGGATTACTACGTCGAGGGCGCGCTTGTCTGGCTGGAGGCGGACCAGATCATCCGCGAAGGCACGAAGGGGCGCCGCGGGCTCGACGATTTCGCCAAGGCGTTCTTCGGCAAGACCGACGGCGACTGGGGCGTCCTCACCTACGATTTCGACGAGGTCGTGGCGACGCTGAACTCGGTCTATGCCTATGACTGGGCGGATTTTCTCGACACGCGGCTGCGGACCCCCGACCAGCCGGCCCCGGTGCGCGGGCTCGAACAGGCGGGCTATCGCCTGGTCTTCAAGGAGGAGATGAACCCCTATGCCGCGGGCCGCGCGTCGGAGGGGAGCGGGCTCGATCTCTTTTATTCGCTCGGCATGAACCTGTCGGGCGACGGGACGGTCACCACCACCTTGTGGGACGGTCCGGCCTTCGATGCGGGGATCGTCAACGGAGCGCAGGTCATGGCGGTGAACGGCACCGCCTATTCCGCCGACACGATGCGCGACGCGGTGACGGCGGCGAAGGCTTCGCAGGAGCCGATCCGCCTGCTCGTCAAGCGCGGGGAGATGTTCGACACGATCGAGATCGCCTATGCCGGGGGGCTTCGCTATCCCTGGATCGAACCGGTGGGGAACGGCACCAAGGGGCTCGACCGGCTGCTGAGCGCGCGGACGAAATAG
- the prfA gene encoding peptide chain release factor 1: protein MTIPAERLDQLTHRFAELEARMASGTLEGEAFVAASRDYAELEPVARIAAEVKAMRAELPELEAMLADPEMKAMAEDELAAIRNRLPEAERQLAIAMLPRDSADARPAMLEIRAGTGGDEAALFAGDLYRMYERYAAERGWTVEPVSMSASDVGGFKEIVANVAGTGVFAKLKFESGVHRVQRVPETESGGRIHTSAATVAVLPEPDEVDVQIDAGDLKIDTYRASGAGGQHVNTTDSAIRITHLPTGTVVTCQDARSQHKNREKAMQVLRARLYEAQREATQGAEAEARKAMVGSGDRSERIRTYNYPQGRVTDHRIGLTLHKLPEIVAGTGLGELIDALIAEDEAKRLSALAE from the coding sequence ATGACCATCCCCGCCGAACGCCTCGACCAGCTGACCCATCGCTTCGCCGAACTCGAGGCGCGGATGGCGAGCGGCACGCTCGAGGGCGAGGCCTTCGTGGCGGCGAGCCGCGACTATGCCGAGCTTGAGCCGGTCGCCCGGATCGCGGCCGAGGTGAAGGCGATGCGGGCCGAGCTGCCTGAACTCGAGGCCATGCTCGCCGACCCCGAGATGAAGGCTATGGCGGAGGATGAGCTCGCCGCGATCCGCAACCGCCTACCCGAGGCCGAGCGCCAGCTCGCGATCGCCATGCTGCCGCGCGACAGCGCCGATGCGAGGCCCGCCATGCTCGAGATCCGCGCGGGCACGGGCGGTGACGAGGCGGCGCTGTTCGCCGGCGACCTCTATCGCATGTACGAACGCTACGCCGCCGAACGCGGCTGGACAGTGGAACCGGTCAGCATGAGCGCGTCCGATGTCGGCGGCTTCAAGGAGATCGTCGCCAACGTCGCGGGCACCGGGGTCTTCGCCAAGCTCAAGTTCGAAAGCGGCGTTCACCGCGTCCAGCGCGTGCCCGAGACCGAGAGCGGCGGGCGCATCCACACCAGCGCTGCGACCGTCGCCGTGCTGCCCGAACCCGACGAGGTGGATGTCCAGATCGATGCGGGCGACCTCAAGATCGACACCTACCGCGCGAGCGGAGCGGGCGGCCAGCACGTCAACACCACCGACAGCGCGATCCGCATCACCCACCTGCCCACCGGCACCGTCGTCACCTGCCAGGACGCGCGCAGCCAGCACAAGAACCGCGAAAAGGCGATGCAGGTGCTGCGCGCCCGGCTCTACGAGGCGCAGCGCGAGGCGACGCAAGGGGCCGAGGCCGAGGCGCGCAAGGCCATGGTCGGCTCGGGCGACCGCTCCGAACGCATCCGCACATACAACTACCCGCAAGGGCGCGTGACCGATCACCGCATCGGCCTCACTCTGCACAAGCTGCCCGAGATCGTGGCGGGTACGGGTCTCGGCGAACTGATCGATGCGCTGATCGCCGAGGACGAGGCCAAGCGGCTGTCGGCGCTGGCGGAGTAG
- the hisS gene encoding histidine--tRNA ligase, whose product MSKTPQAIRGTQDIFGPDAEAFAFVVETFERVRRLYRFRRVEMPVFEKTEVFARSIGETTDIVSKEMYSFEDRGGESLTLRPEFTAGIARAFLTNGWQQHAPVKLATHGPLFRYERPQKGRYRQFHQIDAEIIGAAEPQADVELLAMADQLLRELGITGVTLHLNTLGDGDSREAWRAALVEHFRAVRDELSEESQDRLEKNPLRILDSKDRRDQRFVADAPKIDQFLSDEANRFFDDVKSGLKAADVDFVRAESLVRGLDYYRHTAFEFIPDEGSEAASRLGSQSTILGGGRYDGLIESLGGPATPAVGWAAGIERLAMLVGERREDASWAVVIPESNADDRRAHAVAQALRLVGKKVDIDFRGNAKKRFQRAQKSHHSVYQINLERRNETSSFLRFKVFANYGTAVLPVFEELMNALNPLFLFQPEKEQWDEENGIFVAQVSLRSENK is encoded by the coding sequence ATGAGCAAGACACCGCAAGCCATCCGCGGCACGCAGGACATCTTCGGCCCCGACGCCGAAGCCTTCGCCTTCGTGGTCGAGACCTTCGAGCGCGTGCGCCGCCTCTACCGCTTCCGCCGGGTGGAGATGCCGGTGTTCGAGAAGACCGAGGTCTTCGCCCGCTCGATCGGCGAGACGACCGACATCGTCTCCAAGGAGATGTATTCCTTCGAGGACCGGGGCGGGGAATCGCTGACGCTGCGCCCCGAATTCACCGCCGGCATCGCGCGCGCCTTCCTCACTAATGGCTGGCAGCAGCACGCTCCGGTCAAGCTGGCGACACACGGCCCCCTGTTCCGCTACGAGCGCCCGCAGAAGGGCCGCTACCGCCAGTTCCACCAGATCGACGCCGAGATTATCGGCGCCGCCGAGCCGCAGGCCGATGTCGAATTGCTGGCGATGGCGGACCAGCTTTTGCGCGAACTCGGAATTACGGGCGTCACGCTCCACCTCAACACGCTCGGCGATGGCGACAGTCGCGAAGCCTGGCGCGCCGCGCTGGTCGAGCATTTCCGCGCCGTGCGCGACGAACTCAGCGAGGAATCGCAGGACCGGCTGGAGAAGAACCCGCTGCGCATCCTCGATTCGAAGGACCGGCGCGATCAGCGCTTCGTCGCCGACGCGCCGAAGATCGACCAGTTCCTGTCCGACGAGGCCAATCGGTTCTTCGACGATGTAAAATCGGGTTTGAAAGCTGCGGACGTCGATTTCGTGCGCGCGGAAAGCTTGGTTCGCGGCCTCGATTACTACCGTCACACCGCCTTCGAATTCATCCCCGACGAGGGGAGCGAGGCGGCGAGCCGGCTCGGCAGCCAGAGCACCATCCTCGGCGGCGGGCGTTACGACGGACTGATCGAAAGCCTTGGCGGTCCGGCGACCCCGGCCGTCGGCTGGGCGGCGGGAATCGAGCGGCTGGCGATGTTGGTGGGGGAGAGGCGTGAGGATGCATCTTGGGCAGTGGTGATTCCTGAGAGTAATGCAGATGACCGGCGCGCCCACGCTGTTGCTCAAGCCCTAAGGCTGGTTGGAAAGAAGGTCGATATCGACTTTCGTGGCAATGCCAAAAAGCGTTTCCAGCGCGCTCAGAAGAGCCATCATTCTGTCTACCAGATAAATCTCGAGCGTCGAAATGAGACTTCGTCTTTTCTTCGCTTCAAGGTTTTTGCGAATTACGGGACTGCAGTTCTGCCCGTGTTCGAGGAACTTATGAACGCGCTCAATCCGCTTTTCCTATTCCAACCGGAAAAGGAACAGTGGGATGAGGAGAACGGCATCTTCGTCGCTCAAGTATCCTTGCGTTCTGAAAATAAATGA
- the metK gene encoding methionine adenosyltransferase — MRSDYLFTSESVSEGHPDKVSDQISDAVVDLMLSKDSEARVACETMTTTQRVVLAGEIRCAPMFDAEKYAENGGWAPGARDEIEETVRKVVKDIGYEQDGFHWKTLTFENHLHGQSSEIAQGVDASGNKDEGAGDQGIMFGFACDETPDLMPAPLDYSHKILHRLAQDRKNGTAPFLEPDSKSQVTLRYENGKPVECTAVVVSTQHAKGYHEGEKEAELKAYVKKAVADILPDGWLNENTVWHINPTGAFEIGGPDGDAGLTGRKIIVDTYGGAAPHGGGAFSGKDPTKVDRSAAYITRYLAKNVVAAGLARRCTIQLSYAIGVSEPLSLYVDTHGTGTVDDAKLEEAIKSVKELGGLTPRGIRTRLDLNKPIYRSTAAYGHFGRDVDGDHFPWERTDLVDALKAALA, encoded by the coding sequence ATGCGCAGCGACTACCTCTTCACCTCCGAAAGCGTGTCCGAAGGTCACCCCGACAAGGTTTCCGATCAGATCTCGGACGCAGTCGTCGATCTGATGCTGTCGAAGGATTCCGAGGCGCGGGTCGCCTGCGAGACCATGACGACCACCCAGCGCGTGGTGCTCGCGGGCGAAATCCGCTGTGCGCCGATGTTCGATGCCGAGAAATACGCTGAGAATGGTGGTTGGGCACCCGGTGCGCGTGACGAGATCGAGGAGACCGTGCGCAAGGTCGTCAAGGACATCGGCTACGAGCAGGACGGCTTCCACTGGAAGACGCTGACCTTCGAGAACCACCTTCACGGCCAGTCGAGCGAAATCGCGCAAGGGGTCGATGCCAGCGGCAACAAGGACGAAGGTGCCGGCGACCAGGGCATCATGTTCGGCTTCGCCTGCGACGAGACGCCCGACCTGATGCCCGCGCCGCTTGATTACAGCCACAAGATTCTCCACCGGCTGGCGCAGGATCGCAAGAACGGCACCGCGCCCTTCCTCGAGCCCGACAGCAAGAGCCAGGTCACCCTGCGCTACGAGAACGGCAAGCCGGTCGAGTGCACTGCGGTGGTGGTCTCGACCCAGCACGCCAAAGGCTATCACGAGGGCGAGAAGGAAGCCGAGCTCAAGGCCTATGTCAAAAAGGCCGTGGCCGATATTCTGCCCGACGGCTGGCTGAACGAGAACACCGTCTGGCACATCAACCCGACCGGCGCCTTCGAGATCGGCGGGCCGGACGGCGATGCGGGCCTTACGGGCCGCAAGATCATCGTCGACACCTATGGCGGCGCGGCGCCCCATGGCGGCGGCGCGTTCAGCGGCAAGGATCCGACCAAGGTCGATCGCTCGGCTGCCTACATCACCCGCTATCTCGCCAAGAATGTGGTCGCCGCCGGCCTCGCCAGGCGCTGCACGATCCAGCTGTCCTACGCGATCGGCGTCTCCGAGCCGCTGTCGCTCTATGTCGACACCCACGGTACCGGGACGGTCGACGATGCCAAGCTGGAAGAGGCAATCAAGTCGGTGAAGGAACTGGGCGGCCTGACCCCGCGCGGCATCCGCACCCGGCTCGACCTCAACAAGCCGATCTATCGCAGCACCGCTGCCTACGGACATTTCGGCCGCGATGTCGACGGGGACCATTTCCCGTGGGAGCGCACCGATCTGGTCGACGCGCTGAAAGCCGCGCTCGCTTGA
- the lnt gene encoding apolipoprotein N-acyltransferase gives MVQTIARLLERHPHLAALACGLLAACGFQPLGIWPVALAGLGGFAWLVRASSGRRGAFLRGWLFGVAHFTFTNNWIATAFTYQAEMPAALGWAAVPLLSLYLAVFPGFAAAIARGLARPDSRGARLPAFGLILGACWIATEWVRSWLFTGYAWGPLSMMLVGPFDRPGAARLLPFFGTYALSGLVVVLAVLLLWTVTARRWLPLAGLAAVATALMYWPAGAPEQGTLRFTLAQPDLRQDDLNDASKFEDQFLTIASLSVPRRDTEGEPRLVLWPESAVPDYLEPGYPQRYYTRMTAGGDPALARSRIGRVIGEDSLLLTGVVHLEIENKDGYPRATGAYNSVSAIYPDGALGLSYAKAHLVPYGEYLPMRALLEPLGLNRLVAGSIDFIPGPGPRTLDLGEWGRAGVQICYEIVFSGEVADRADRPDYIFNPSNDGWFGAFGPPQHLTQARMRAMEEGLPVLRATTTGISAVIDTRGVVRSHIGMHRAERIDGIVPPAASPTWFARLGHWLTLIWGALLLAAWLVARRFSKG, from the coding sequence ATGGTGCAGACGATCGCGCGCCTGCTGGAACGGCATCCCCATCTCGCGGCACTTGCCTGCGGGCTGCTCGCGGCCTGCGGTTTCCAGCCGCTCGGCATATGGCCGGTGGCGCTGGCCGGGCTCGGCGGATTCGCCTGGCTCGTGCGGGCAAGCAGCGGGAGGCGCGGCGCGTTCCTTCGCGGCTGGCTGTTCGGCGTCGCGCATTTCACCTTCACCAACAACTGGATCGCGACCGCCTTCACCTATCAGGCGGAAATGCCCGCCGCGCTGGGCTGGGCGGCAGTGCCGCTGCTCTCGCTCTATCTGGCCGTTTTCCCCGGCTTTGCCGCCGCCATTGCGCGGGGTCTCGCTCGTCCGGACAGCAGGGGTGCGCGGCTTCCGGCTTTCGGTCTGATCCTCGGCGCGTGCTGGATCGCCACGGAGTGGGTGCGGAGCTGGCTATTCACCGGCTACGCCTGGGGCCCGCTGTCGATGATGCTGGTCGGCCCGTTCGACCGGCCCGGCGCGGCGCGGTTGCTGCCCTTCTTCGGGACCTACGCGCTGTCCGGACTGGTCGTGGTGCTCGCGGTTCTCTTGCTTTGGACCGTGACCGCGCGCCGCTGGCTGCCGCTCGCCGGTCTGGCGGCCGTGGCGACGGCGTTGATGTACTGGCCCGCCGGCGCGCCCGAACAGGGCACGCTGCGCTTCACCTTGGCCCAGCCCGACCTGCGCCAGGACGATCTCAACGACGCCTCCAAGTTCGAGGACCAGTTCCTCACCATCGCCAGCCTCAGCGTGCCGCGGCGCGACACGGAGGGCGAACCGCGCCTGGTCCTCTGGCCGGAAAGCGCGGTGCCCGACTATCTCGAGCCGGGCTATCCCCAGCGCTACTATACGCGGATGACGGCGGGCGGCGATCCTGCGCTCGCCCGGTCGCGCATCGGCCGGGTCATCGGCGAGGACAGCCTGCTGCTGACCGGTGTCGTCCACCTCGAGATAGAGAACAAGGACGGTTACCCCAGGGCCACCGGAGCCTACAATTCGGTCTCCGCGATCTATCCCGACGGCGCGCTGGGGTTGAGCTACGCCAAGGCGCACCTCGTGCCCTATGGCGAATATCTGCCGATGCGCGCGCTGCTCGAGCCCTTAGGGCTTAACCGCCTTGTCGCCGGTTCGATCGACTTCATCCCCGGCCCCGGTCCGCGCACACTCGACCTTGGCGAATGGGGCAGGGCGGGCGTCCAGATCTGTTACGAGATCGTGTTCTCGGGCGAGGTCGCCGACCGCGCCGATCGCCCGGACTACATCTTCAATCCGTCCAATGATGGCTGGTTCGGCGCGTTTGGGCCGCCGCAGCATCTCACTCAGGCGCGGATGCGGGCGATGGAGGAAGGCCTGCCCGTTCTCCGCGCCACGACCACCGGGATCAGCGCGGTGATCGACACGCGCGGCGTGGTCCGCTCGCATATCGGCATGCACCGCGCGGAGCGGATCGATGGCATCGTGCCGCCCGCCGCTTCGCCGACCTGGTTCGCCCGCCTCGGCCACTGGCTCACCTTGATCTGGGGCGCGCTGCTGCTCGCTGCATGGCTGGTTGCCAGACGCTTTTCGAAGGGCTAG
- the prmC gene encoding peptide chain release factor N(5)-glutamine methyltransferase, with product MDATVGDALRESADRLAVEWGRLDAELLMAHAFGVSRSDLLLRHLRDPVPAGFAALLARRIAHEPMAYILGHAEFYGRRFRVTPATLIPRGDSEVLIEAALTAKPAPARVLDLGTGTGALLLTVLAETGAEGIGVDASEAALAVARENATVLDLDARVEMRLRDWTQADWADGLGQFDLVLCNPPYVEDDAELDPSVREHEPASALFAGPDGLDDYRVLMPQLEALLAPDGVAVFEIGHRQAGAVGDLARAAGFAARLERDLAGRPRALVLACAANE from the coding sequence GTGGACGCGACCGTAGGCGATGCCCTGCGCGAGTCGGCGGATAGGCTTGCGGTCGAATGGGGGCGGCTCGATGCCGAGCTGCTGATGGCGCACGCGTTCGGCGTCTCGCGGTCCGACCTGCTGCTGCGGCATCTGCGCGATCCGGTGCCCGCGGGCTTCGCCGCATTGCTAGCGCGCCGGATCGCGCACGAGCCGATGGCCTACATCCTGGGCCATGCCGAGTTCTACGGACGCCGGTTCCGCGTCACTCCCGCCACGCTGATCCCGCGCGGCGACAGCGAGGTGCTGATCGAAGCAGCGCTGACCGCGAAGCCCGCACCGGCGCGCGTGCTCGATCTCGGCACCGGCACTGGCGCCCTGCTGCTGACCGTACTCGCGGAGACCGGCGCCGAGGGGATCGGCGTGGATGCAAGCGAGGCAGCGCTGGCGGTGGCACGCGAGAACGCAACCGTTCTGGATCTCGATGCGCGGGTCGAGATGCGGCTGCGCGACTGGACGCAAGCCGATTGGGCCGATGGACTGGGACAGTTCGACCTCGTCCTGTGCAACCCGCCCTATGTCGAGGACGATGCCGAACTGGACCCATCTGTCCGAGAGCACGAGCCGGCCTCGGCTCTGTTCGCAGGACCCGACGGGCTCGACGATTACCGCGTGCTGATGCCGCAGCTGGAGGCGTTGCTCGCCCCCGACGGCGTCGCGGTCTTCGAGATCGGCCACCGGCAGGCCGGGGCGGTCGGCGATCTCGCGCGGGCTGCGGGCTTTGCGGCGCGGCTCGAACGCGACCTTGCCGGCCGCCCTCGCGCGCTCGTCCTCGCTTGTGCGGCGAACGAATAA